One window from the genome of Azospirillum sp. B510 encodes:
- a CDS encoding monovalent cation/H+ antiporter subunit D — protein MDHLTIAPIVLPLLAGAVMMLIDERRRTLKAVIGMASALSLLALAVLALAVADSGVAGIRVYRLGNWPAHFGIVLVLDRFAALMLMLTGILGVAALTFSLPRWQKAGAHFHPLFQFQLMGLNGAFLTGDLFNLFVFFEIMLAASYGLSLHGSGLARVRAGLHYIAINLSASLLFLIGVSMIYGISGTLNMADLAGRVAGLAAEDRGLLEAGAAILGLAFLIKAGMWPLGFWLPNTYSTLGPASAAIVSILSKVGIYAVLRLWLLLFGDGAGESSGFGGTVLLVGGLLTVGFGSIAVLATQNMARLAGACVLVSSGTLLAAIGAGQVPVTGGALFYLTSSVLAVAGFFLLIELVERGRGVGADVLAVTREAFGEGDDEDADDGGGGGGAGVPIPATMAILGIGFLSSALLLAGLPPLSGFLAKFAILSPLLAAGPQVPITTWVLMAALVLSGLATVVAMTRVGLDVFWASPAAEVPRVRVAEIAPVLLLLSLNLALTIQAGPAMRYMEDTARSLHVPRDYNGAVLSGIPTAGPTAGPTVGPAAGGVR, from the coding sequence ATGGACCATCTGACGATCGCCCCCATCGTCCTGCCCCTGCTGGCGGGGGCGGTGATGATGCTGATCGACGAGCGGCGGCGGACACTGAAGGCGGTGATCGGCATGGCGTCGGCGCTGTCGCTGCTGGCGCTGGCGGTCCTGGCCCTGGCCGTCGCCGATTCCGGCGTGGCCGGTATCCGCGTCTACCGGCTCGGCAATTGGCCGGCGCATTTCGGCATCGTCCTGGTGCTGGACCGCTTCGCCGCCCTCATGCTGATGCTGACCGGAATCCTGGGGGTCGCCGCCCTGACCTTCTCGCTGCCGCGCTGGCAGAAGGCGGGGGCGCATTTCCATCCGCTGTTCCAGTTCCAGCTGATGGGGCTGAACGGCGCCTTCCTGACCGGCGACCTTTTCAACCTGTTCGTCTTCTTCGAGATCATGCTGGCGGCCTCCTACGGGCTCTCGCTGCATGGGTCCGGTCTGGCGCGGGTGCGGGCGGGGCTGCATTACATCGCGATCAACCTGTCGGCGTCGCTGCTGTTCCTGATCGGCGTCAGCATGATCTACGGCATTTCCGGCACCCTCAACATGGCCGATCTCGCCGGCCGGGTCGCCGGGCTGGCCGCCGAGGACCGCGGGCTGCTGGAGGCCGGGGCGGCGATCCTCGGCCTCGCCTTCCTGATCAAGGCGGGGATGTGGCCGCTCGGCTTCTGGCTGCCCAACACCTATTCCACCCTGGGCCCGGCCTCGGCCGCCATCGTCTCGATCCTCAGCAAGGTCGGCATCTATGCCGTGCTGCGGCTTTGGCTGCTGCTGTTCGGCGACGGGGCGGGGGAGTCCAGCGGCTTCGGCGGCACCGTGCTGCTGGTCGGCGGGCTGCTGACCGTCGGATTCGGCTCGATCGCCGTGCTGGCGACGCAGAACATGGCGCGGCTGGCCGGGGCCTGCGTGCTGGTATCGTCCGGGACCCTGCTGGCCGCCATCGGCGCCGGACAGGTGCCGGTGACCGGCGGCGCCCTGTTCTACCTGACCAGCTCCGTCCTGGCGGTCGCCGGCTTCTTCCTGCTGATCGAGCTGGTGGAGCGCGGCCGCGGCGTCGGCGCCGACGTGCTGGCGGTGACCCGCGAGGCCTTCGGCGAAGGCGACGACGAGGATGCGGACGATGGCGGAGGCGGGGGCGGCGCCGGCGTTCCCATTCCGGCGACGATGGCGATCCTCGGCATCGGTTTCCTGTCCAGCGCGCTGCTGCTGGCCGGCCTGCCGCCGCTGTCGGGCTTCCTCGCCAAATTCGCCATCCTGTCGCCGCTGTTGGCCGCCGGGCCGCAGGTTCCCATCACCACCTGGGTCCTGATGGCGGCGCTGGTGCTGTCGGGGCTGGCGACGGTGGTGGCGATGACGCGGGTGGGACTCGACGTCTTCTGGGCCTCGCCCGCCGCCGAGGTGCCGCGGGTGCGGGTGGCGGAGATCGCCCCCGTCCTGCTGCTGCTTTCGCTCAATCTGGCGCTGACCATCCAGGCCGGGCCGGCGATGCGCTACATGGAGGACACCGCCCGCTCGCTCCATGTGCCGCGGGATTACAATGGTGCCGTGCTGTCCGGCATTCCGACGGCGGGCCCGACGGCGGGCCCGACGGTGGGCCCGGCGGCAGGCGGTGTGCGATGA
- a CDS encoding Na+/H+ antiporter subunit E has protein sequence MARLLAYPLMTATLLVVWLLLNESMAPGTILVGGVLSLATVATLGVLDLPGGRFRRPRAALSLLGVVLVDILRSNWAVAKIILRPGSGGRVSGFLRIPLDLRAPYGLATLACIVTATPGTVWVAYDRRRNTILLHILDLVDERVWIDTIKGRYETRLMELFE, from the coding sequence ATGGCTCGATTGCTGGCCTATCCCCTGATGACGGCGACCCTGCTGGTGGTTTGGCTGCTGCTGAACGAGAGCATGGCGCCGGGCACGATCCTCGTGGGCGGCGTGCTGTCGCTGGCGACGGTCGCCACGCTCGGCGTGCTGGACCTGCCGGGCGGGCGCTTCCGCCGTCCGCGGGCCGCCCTGTCGCTGCTGGGGGTGGTGCTGGTGGACATCCTGCGCTCCAACTGGGCGGTCGCCAAGATCATCCTGCGTCCGGGAAGCGGCGGGCGGGTGTCGGGTTTCCTGCGCATCCCGCTCGACCTCAGGGCGCCCTATGGGCTGGCGACGCTCGCCTGCATCGTCACCGCGACACCGGGCACGGTGTGGGTCGCCTATGACCGGCGCCGCAACACCATCCTCCTGCATATCCTCGATCTGGTGGACGAGCGGGTTTGGATCGACACCATCAAGGGGCGCTACGAGACGCGGCTGATGGAGCTGTTCGAATGA
- a CDS encoding K+/H+ antiporter subunit F: MTLKLLMGAIFLTQIMLVVAMAFATFRILRGPRAQDRVLGLDTLYVTATMLLLTFGIRTASMLYFEAALIIALLGFVSTAALAKFLMRGEVIE; encoded by the coding sequence ATGACACTGAAGTTGCTGATGGGCGCCATCTTCCTGACCCAGATCATGCTCGTCGTCGCCATGGCGTTCGCGACCTTCCGGATTCTGCGGGGACCACGGGCGCAGGACCGGGTTCTGGGGCTCGACACCCTCTATGTCACGGCGACGATGCTGCTGCTGACCTTCGGCATCCGCACCGCCAGCATGCTCTATTTCGAGGCGGCCCTGATCATCGCCCTGCTCGGCTTCGTGTCGACGGCGGCGCTGGCGAAATTCCTGATGCGCGGGGAGGTGATCGAATGA
- the mnhG gene encoding monovalent cation/H(+) antiporter subunit G: MTNHLAGLPDWAAAVAALLLLAGAGLTLIGTVGLLRFGSFYQRVHAPTLGSTLGIGCILLASMLVFSVLQSRAILHEALITALMVITTPITLMLLARAALYRDRSEGSDEVPPPPSGQDARGSGPAP, from the coding sequence ATGACCAACCATCTGGCCGGGCTTCCCGACTGGGCGGCCGCCGTCGCCGCCTTGCTGCTGCTCGCCGGCGCCGGACTGACCCTGATCGGAACCGTCGGGCTGCTGCGCTTCGGCAGCTTCTACCAGCGGGTCCATGCCCCGACGCTCGGCTCGACACTCGGCATCGGCTGCATCCTGCTGGCCTCCATGCTGGTCTTCTCCGTTCTGCAATCCCGGGCGATCCTGCACGAGGCGCTGATCACCGCCCTGATGGTGATCACCACCCCCATCACCCTGATGCTGCTGGCCCGCGCCGCCCTCTACCGCGACCGCAGCGAAGGAAGCGACGAGGTGCCGCCGCCTCCCTCCGGCCAGGACGCGCGCGGCTCCGGACCGGCGCCGTGA
- a CDS encoding ATP-binding protein, with the protein MKPIKPLNRQLVTAMAGVTGMALVLMCAGMFLFYGFIYFRFFMPEGFEEVPEPDSYWPSVPEWIAFLTLWAIGLTGAILVAMRFATQLIRPLDAVATAARRIATGDLGARATVTKASFSETRQLIEDFNHMAGQLSRAEAEMRAWHAAVAHELRTPLTILRGQLQGYVDGVFVPDTPSLRSLLGQVEGLSRIVDDLKILTLVQTGRLELRLEPIDLAQEAASVAAAIGPMLQLADVTLRLDLGTVVVNADGARVRQALVALLDNVRRHASPGEVVIETRLTRDHAILRVCDNGPGLPEGAATGIFTPFWRPDESRSRDTGGSGLGLAVVKAIAQAHGGNVRAKPSEPHGATFEIELPLQPVKKADPAG; encoded by the coding sequence ATGAAGCCGATCAAGCCGCTGAACCGGCAGCTGGTGACGGCCATGGCCGGCGTGACCGGGATGGCGCTGGTGCTGATGTGCGCCGGCATGTTCCTGTTCTATGGCTTCATCTATTTCCGCTTCTTCATGCCGGAAGGCTTCGAGGAGGTTCCGGAGCCCGACAGCTATTGGCCATCGGTTCCCGAATGGATCGCCTTCCTGACGCTCTGGGCCATCGGGCTGACGGGGGCCATCCTGGTGGCGATGCGATTCGCCACCCAGCTCATCCGGCCGCTGGACGCCGTCGCCACCGCGGCGCGGCGGATCGCCACCGGCGACCTCGGCGCCCGCGCCACGGTCACGAAGGCCTCCTTTTCCGAAACCCGCCAACTGATCGAGGATTTCAACCACATGGCCGGCCAGCTGAGCCGGGCCGAGGCGGAGATGCGGGCCTGGCATGCCGCCGTCGCCCACGAGTTGCGCACACCGCTGACCATTCTGCGCGGCCAGTTGCAGGGCTATGTCGATGGCGTCTTCGTCCCCGACACGCCGTCCCTCCGCTCCCTTCTGGGGCAGGTGGAGGGATTGAGCCGGATCGTCGACGACCTGAAGATTTTGACCCTGGTGCAGACTGGCCGGCTGGAGCTGCGCCTGGAACCGATCGATCTGGCCCAGGAGGCGGCGTCCGTGGCGGCGGCGATCGGCCCCATGCTGCAACTGGCGGACGTCACCTTGCGGCTCGACCTTGGAACGGTGGTGGTCAATGCCGACGGCGCCCGCGTCCGTCAGGCCCTGGTGGCGCTGCTCGACAATGTCCGGCGCCACGCCTCTCCCGGCGAGGTGGTGATCGAAACCCGGCTGACCCGCGACCATGCCATCCTGCGCGTCTGCGACAACGGCCCCGGATTGCCGGAGGGGGCGGCGACCGGCATCTTCACCCCCTTCTGGCGACCCGACGAGTCCCGGTCGCGCGACACCGGCGGCAGCGGTCTGGGTTTGGCGGTGGTGAAGGCGATCGCCCAGGCGCATGGCGGCAACGTCCGGGCCAAGCCATCCGAGCCGCATGGCGCGACCTTCGAGATCGAGCTGCCGCTCCAGCCCGTGAAGAAGGCCGATCCCGCCGGATGA
- a CDS encoding response regulator, whose translation MNALVLVAEDDPDVARIIMGYLDREGLRTVRAENGQIALDLHQQLKPDLVILDVKMPKLDGFEVLMGLRRRGDTPVIMVTALDEDLDKLQALRIGADDYIVKPFNPLEVVARVKAVLRRAMGRGDSAVIRVGPVEIDQSAYAVTVQAGDGRVRVDLTATEFRILSHMARQPTRVFSRAELIDACLPESDTLERTIDTHASNIRRKLHATGIAAFFEGVRGVGYRLTTSS comes from the coding sequence ATGAACGCACTGGTTTTGGTTGCCGAGGATGACCCCGACGTCGCCCGGATCATCATGGGCTATCTCGATCGCGAGGGGCTGCGCACGGTCAGGGCCGAAAATGGGCAGATCGCCCTCGACCTGCACCAGCAATTGAAGCCCGACCTCGTCATCCTCGACGTGAAGATGCCGAAGCTGGACGGTTTCGAGGTGCTGATGGGACTGCGCCGCCGGGGGGACACCCCGGTGATCATGGTCACCGCCCTCGACGAGGATCTCGACAAGCTCCAGGCCCTGCGCATCGGCGCCGACGATTATATCGTCAAGCCGTTCAACCCGCTGGAGGTGGTGGCCAGGGTCAAGGCCGTGCTGCGCCGGGCGATGGGCCGGGGCGACAGCGCGGTGATCCGGGTCGGTCCGGTGGAGATCGACCAGAGCGCCTATGCCGTGACCGTCCAGGCCGGCGACGGGCGGGTGCGCGTCGATCTGACGGCGACGGAGTTCCGCATCCTCTCCCACATGGCGCGCCAGCCGACCCGCGTGTTCAGCCGCGCCGAGCTGATCGATGCCTGCCTGCCCGAAAGCGACACGCTGGAACGGACCATCGACACCCATGCCAGCAACATCCGGCGCAAGCTGCACGCCACCGGGATCGCCGCCTTCTTCGAAGGTGTCCGCGGCGTCGGCTACCGGCTGACGACCTCGTCATGA
- a CDS encoding efflux transporter outer membrane subunit produces the protein MTALRKAHRRPALLASLCGAALLAGCSLAPPYERPAAPIPASYPAPVTLPGPPRNAAPWCARQPDPRLERLIAAALEHNRDLRLAVARVAEARAQSGFQSATRRPAVSLEATSTNPPQDNDSAQQLGLALSSYELDFFDKAKNLSDAALHELLATEQAQRTARVSLIAEVARAYVTERAADARATIARRAIASRKAGVALLDRRLAAGASSPLEVQQARTLVASAEADLIEQELTRERAANQLALLTGYSGGGAGGDDARTAPAFGTAAFAAGWGPLQPGLPSELLTKRPDIMAAEQRLMAANAQIGAARAAFFPSIRLTTMAGLASNELHSLFRVGSGAWQFVPQISIPLFDGGRNQANLDLAKARESIAVVEYERTIQTAFREVADALAGQTMLERDAAARRTMRELEGKRHALTMKRYLAGAVGYLEVLDAERGLFAADQALIDAQRGRLENAVALYRALGGFGEGCRQASG, from the coding sequence GTGACCGCGCTCCGCAAGGCGCACCGCCGTCCGGCCCTGCTCGCCTCCCTTTGCGGAGCGGCGCTGCTCGCCGGCTGCTCGCTGGCCCCGCCCTATGAACGCCCGGCCGCGCCGATCCCCGCCAGCTATCCGGCTCCGGTGACGCTCCCCGGCCCGCCGCGAAATGCGGCGCCCTGGTGCGCGCGGCAGCCCGATCCCCGCCTGGAACGGCTGATCGCCGCGGCGCTGGAGCACAACCGCGACCTGAGGCTGGCCGTCGCCCGGGTGGCGGAGGCCCGCGCCCAGAGCGGCTTCCAGTCCGCCACCCGCCGGCCCGCCGTTTCGCTGGAGGCGACCAGCACCAACCCGCCCCAGGACAATGACTCGGCCCAGCAGCTCGGGCTCGCCCTGTCGTCCTATGAGCTGGATTTCTTCGACAAGGCCAAGAACCTGTCCGACGCCGCCCTGCACGAGCTTCTGGCGACCGAGCAGGCGCAGCGGACGGCCCGCGTCAGCCTGATCGCCGAGGTGGCGCGGGCCTATGTGACGGAGCGCGCCGCCGACGCGCGCGCCACCATCGCCCGGCGCGCCATCGCCTCGCGCAAGGCGGGCGTCGCGCTGCTGGACCGGCGGCTCGCCGCCGGCGCCTCCTCCCCGCTGGAGGTGCAGCAGGCCAGGACCCTGGTCGCCTCGGCGGAAGCCGACCTGATCGAACAGGAATTGACCCGCGAGCGTGCAGCCAACCAGTTGGCCCTGCTGACCGGCTACAGCGGCGGCGGAGCCGGCGGAGACGACGCCCGCACCGCTCCAGCCTTCGGCACCGCGGCCTTCGCCGCCGGCTGGGGGCCGTTGCAGCCGGGCCTGCCGTCCGAACTGCTGACCAAACGGCCGGACATCATGGCGGCGGAACAGCGGCTGATGGCCGCGAACGCCCAGATCGGCGCGGCGCGCGCCGCCTTCTTCCCGTCGATCCGGCTGACGACGATGGCCGGCCTCGCCTCCAACGAACTGCACTCCCTGTTCCGGGTGGGCAGCGGCGCCTGGCAGTTCGTCCCGCAGATCAGCATCCCCCTGTTCGACGGCGGCCGCAACCAGGCCAACCTCGATCTGGCGAAGGCGCGCGAGTCCATCGCGGTGGTCGAGTATGAGCGGACGATCCAGACCGCGTTCCGCGAGGTCGCCGACGCGCTGGCCGGCCAGACCATGCTGGAACGCGACGCGGCGGCGCGCCGGACGATGCGCGAGCTGGAGGGCAAGCGCCATGCCCTGACCATGAAGCGCTATCTCGCCGGGGCGGTCGGCTATCTGGAGGTGCTGGATGCCGAACGCGGCCTGTTCGCCGCCGATCAGGCGTTGATCGACGCCCAGCGGGGGCGGCTGGAGAATGCCGTGGCCCTCTACCGCGCCCTGGGCGGCTTCGGCGAGGGCTGCCGGCAGGCATCTGGATGA
- a CDS encoding HlyD family secretion protein, with product MPRLKTVILAGLASIAIASSMGAVYSAAVGDEQTHGGPAGGEVLSVGTPVVAAGRGRVDVEGGMIQIAAQRDGVITEIFVTEGADVRAGDLLARQDDRAARAALEEAKAALAEAVARGGTLRVRVSAARRERNRLDRLRRDGAEAVKLYDEAQSRLEEAEAELTAHDATVRLARARVASAEMEIAQREVRAPVDGRIVRLLARPGSGASTLNVSTLFTLVPNERFILRVDIEERLMRQVVPGQPVTIQLDSGTETLSGEVLRIGQLLGQRKLDPSDAQQRVDERVVEAIVSLPSRPDRRYLIGQRGLAKFLVPSQPATALLPERPALRTTKEVLP from the coding sequence ATGCCGCGTCTTAAGACAGTCATTCTGGCCGGGCTGGCGTCGATCGCCATAGCCTCAAGCATGGGAGCGGTCTATTCCGCCGCGGTCGGCGATGAACAGACGCATGGCGGTCCGGCCGGCGGCGAGGTGCTGTCGGTTGGCACGCCGGTGGTGGCCGCCGGACGCGGACGCGTCGACGTCGAAGGCGGCATGATCCAGATCGCCGCCCAGCGCGACGGCGTGATCACCGAGATTTTCGTGACCGAGGGAGCGGATGTGCGAGCCGGCGATCTGCTGGCCCGCCAGGACGACCGCGCTGCCCGCGCCGCGCTGGAGGAGGCCAAGGCCGCGCTTGCCGAGGCGGTGGCGCGCGGCGGCACCCTGCGGGTCCGCGTCTCCGCCGCCCGGCGCGAGCGCAACCGCCTGGACCGTCTGCGCCGCGACGGCGCCGAAGCGGTGAAGCTGTATGACGAGGCGCAAAGCCGCCTGGAGGAGGCGGAGGCCGAGCTCACCGCCCATGACGCCACCGTCCGGCTCGCCCGCGCCCGCGTCGCGTCGGCCGAGATGGAGATCGCCCAGCGCGAGGTCCGGGCCCCGGTGGATGGCCGGATCGTCCGGCTGCTGGCCCGCCCCGGCAGCGGCGCCTCCACCCTCAACGTCTCGACCCTGTTCACCTTGGTGCCCAACGAGCGCTTCATCCTGCGCGTCGACATCGAGGAGCGTCTGATGCGGCAGGTCGTTCCCGGCCAGCCGGTCACCATCCAGCTCGACAGCGGAACGGAAACGCTGTCCGGCGAGGTTCTGCGCATCGGCCAGCTCCTGGGGCAGCGCAAGCTCGACCCCAGCGACGCCCAGCAGCGCGTCGACGAGCGGGTGGTGGAGGCCATCGTGTCGCTGCCGTCCCGCCCCGACCGCCGCTATCTGATCGGTCAGCGCGGCCTGGCGAAATTCCTCGTCCCGTCCCAGCCGGCCACCGCCCTGCTGCCGGAACGGCCGGCATTGCGGACCACCAAGGAGGTGTTGCCGTGA
- a CDS encoding ABC transporter ATP-binding protein, protein MQVSSDTPAVSARGLHKSYRNGDIRMDILKGIDLTARQGELTLLMGPSGSGKSTLMSVLAGLSRPDRGSVSILGQPTGTLDEDDLTDIRLRHCGFIFQSPNLFGALSALDQVRLVLQMTGTPAAEITPRARQALKEVGLDDRAHLKPVALSGGEKQRVAIARALVKRPSLLFADEPTSALDRYNGDMVTLILRRIAHLHRTAVLCVTHDSRLIAHADRVITIDDGRILSDERPDRDTFHSQDSDDAAS, encoded by the coding sequence ATGCAAGTTTCCTCCGACACCCCGGCCGTATCGGCCCGCGGCCTGCACAAATCCTACCGCAACGGCGACATCAGGATGGACATCCTGAAGGGGATCGACCTGACGGCGCGACAGGGTGAGCTGACCCTGCTGATGGGGCCGTCCGGATCCGGGAAATCGACGCTGATGTCGGTGCTGGCCGGGCTGTCGCGTCCCGACCGGGGCAGCGTCAGCATCCTCGGCCAGCCCACCGGCACGCTGGACGAGGATGATCTGACCGACATCCGCCTGCGCCATTGCGGCTTCATTTTCCAGAGCCCCAACCTGTTCGGCGCGCTCAGCGCGCTGGATCAGGTGCGCCTCGTCCTGCAGATGACCGGCACGCCTGCGGCGGAGATCACCCCTCGAGCAAGGCAGGCGCTGAAGGAGGTCGGTCTGGACGACCGCGCCCATCTGAAGCCGGTGGCGCTGTCCGGTGGCGAGAAGCAGCGCGTCGCCATCGCCCGCGCCCTGGTCAAGCGCCCCTCCCTGCTGTTCGCCGACGAACCGACCTCGGCGCTCGACCGCTACAACGGCGACATGGTCACGCTGATCCTGCGCCGCATCGCCCATCTCCACCGGACGGCGGTGCTGTGCGTCACCCATGACAGCCGCCTGATCGCCCATGCCGACCGCGTCATCACCATCGATGACGGCCGCATCCTGTCGGATGAACGGCCCGACCGCGACACCTTCCATTCACAGGATTCCGACGATGCCGCGTCTTAA
- a CDS encoding ABC transporter permease → MVSLARQTLIHEWKRFAAAILTLAFSGLLILIQVGLLLGQLDAFTIPVTRSKADLWVTAANIRSWDQSTIVPARSEGLFWSHPAIRDVREMGIGYLDWKTGNGTRQSVMVVGVPLQPGALSGFRGFSAEAQAILSHPDTVVVDEADMAKLGAEIGGTAEIGGKRVTIGGIVRGFRSNLLPLVFASPSSLRSITMDPGINGPPYFLLKLDPRFDLATVRHQLEAFDTAESYAIATPDELTWMSAQFWLEESGAGTSFGFSMLLALLVGVGVTGQTLRGAVIASMKEYAALRALGVRVGQLRAIVLEQSLWVALAGNVAMFAIAAALCALAWFLDIPMVMSPWLCAVTSLFVTAIACVSGLLALSVLYRSEPADLLR, encoded by the coding sequence ATGGTTTCGCTTGCCCGCCAGACACTCATACATGAATGGAAACGCTTCGCAGCGGCGATCCTGACCCTGGCCTTCTCCGGCCTGCTGATCCTGATCCAGGTCGGCCTCCTGCTGGGGCAGCTCGACGCCTTCACCATTCCGGTGACGCGCTCCAAGGCCGATCTCTGGGTCACCGCCGCCAACATCCGCAGCTGGGACCAGTCGACCATCGTTCCGGCGCGGAGCGAGGGGCTGTTCTGGTCGCACCCGGCCATCCGCGACGTCCGCGAGATGGGAATCGGCTATCTCGACTGGAAGACCGGGAACGGCACCCGCCAGAGCGTGATGGTCGTCGGCGTGCCGCTCCAGCCGGGCGCGCTGTCCGGCTTCCGGGGATTTTCCGCCGAGGCGCAGGCGATCCTGTCCCATCCCGACACCGTGGTGGTGGACGAGGCCGACATGGCCAAGCTGGGGGCGGAGATCGGTGGAACGGCTGAGATCGGCGGCAAGCGCGTGACCATCGGCGGGATCGTCCGCGGCTTCCGCAGCAACCTGCTGCCGCTGGTCTTCGCCTCGCCCTCCTCCCTGCGGTCGATCACCATGGATCCGGGCATCAACGGCCCGCCCTATTTCCTGCTGAAGCTCGACCCCCGCTTCGATCTCGCCACGGTGCGCCACCAGCTCGAAGCCTTCGACACGGCGGAAAGCTATGCCATCGCCACGCCGGACGAGCTGACCTGGATGTCGGCACAGTTCTGGCTGGAGGAATCGGGCGCCGGCACCTCCTTCGGCTTCTCGATGCTGCTGGCCCTGCTGGTCGGGGTCGGCGTGACCGGACAGACCCTGCGCGGCGCGGTGATCGCCTCGATGAAGGAATATGCCGCCCTGCGCGCGCTCGGCGTGCGGGTCGGCCAACTGCGCGCCATCGTCCTGGAACAGTCGCTGTGGGTGGCGCTGGCCGGCAACGTCGCGATGTTCGCCATCGCCGCGGCGCTCTGCGCGCTCGCCTGGTTCCTCGACATCCCGATGGTGATGAGCCCGTGGCTCTGCGCCGTCACCAGCCTGTTCGTCACCGCCATCGCCTGTGTCTCGGGCCTGCTCGCCCTGTCGGTCCTGTACCGCAGCGAGCCCGCCGACCTGCTGCGATAA
- a CDS encoding SDR family oxidoreductase — translation MTTVLLTGATGFIGGAVLAHGLDSTPDVRWICLVRGSGAAQARDRLLENLSRFMDAAAARHAIRRVEIVVGDITAPASLEDRRLDAVTHILHLAADTSFRAQEHCHRVNVEGTRALAERARRMPGLCRFLYGGTAMICGGNPPDLVREDDAPAPAAEHIVPYTRTKATTEAMLRHEFADLPVVMVRPSIVTGHRSRGCIPSSSIFWMFRAGDRLRLVAGDLDGGIDVVPVDWTAEVLVGLMLKPELAHDAYHLSAGLRKRTTWSDLAAAFERCDPQGGRRSYSRFDAGDWKLLRARFQMAFGLSGPLNVAMLRAMRSYYQFSTLGVAFDNGRLTDEGFPLPPTLAEYLPACLSAPAGLSIIDQFADDLGMFDGVQESMLPGNLPKSVAA, via the coding sequence ATGACGACTGTTCTCCTGACCGGCGCCACCGGCTTCATCGGCGGCGCGGTGCTCGCCCACGGCCTCGACAGCACTCCCGATGTCCGCTGGATCTGCCTCGTCCGGGGCAGTGGCGCCGCCCAGGCCCGTGACCGTCTTCTGGAAAACCTGTCCCGCTTCATGGATGCCGCCGCCGCCCGTCATGCCATCCGCCGCGTCGAGATCGTCGTCGGCGACATCACCGCCCCGGCGAGCCTGGAGGATCGCCGGCTGGATGCGGTGACCCACATCCTGCATCTCGCCGCCGACACCTCCTTCCGGGCGCAGGAGCATTGCCACCGCGTCAATGTCGAGGGGACCCGTGCCCTGGCGGAGCGGGCGCGGCGGATGCCGGGCCTGTGCCGCTTCCTCTATGGCGGCACCGCGATGATCTGCGGCGGCAACCCGCCCGATCTCGTGCGGGAAGACGATGCGCCGGCTCCGGCGGCCGAGCACATCGTGCCCTACACCCGCACCAAGGCGACGACCGAGGCGATGCTGCGCCACGAGTTCGCCGATCTGCCGGTCGTCATGGTGCGCCCGTCGATCGTCACCGGCCACCGCAGCCGCGGTTGCATTCCCAGCAGCAGCATCTTCTGGATGTTCCGCGCCGGCGACCGGCTGCGGCTGGTGGCGGGCGATCTGGATGGCGGCATCGACGTGGTGCCGGTGGACTGGACCGCCGAGGTGCTGGTCGGGCTGATGCTGAAGCCGGAGCTGGCCCATGACGCCTATCACCTCTCCGCCGGGCTGCGCAAGCGCACGACCTGGAGCGATCTCGCCGCCGCCTTCGAGCGCTGCGATCCCCAGGGCGGCCGCCGCAGCTACAGCCGCTTCGACGCCGGGGACTGGAAGCTGCTGCGCGCCCGCTTCCAGATGGCCTTCGGCCTGAGCGGGCCGCTGAACGTCGCCATGCTGCGGGCGATGCGCTCCTACTATCAGTTCAGCACGCTGGGCGTCGCCTTCGACAACGGGCGCCTGACCGACGAGGGCTTCCCGCTGCCGCCGACGCTGGCGGAGTATCTGCCGGCCTGCCTGTCGGCCCCGGCCGGGCTGTCGATCATCGACCAGTTCGCCGACGATCTCGGCATGTTCGACGGGGTTCAGGAGTCCATGCTGCCCGGAAACCTGCCCAAGTCGGTGGCGGCGTGA
- a CDS encoding DMT family transporter, protein MVTVGYGLLGLAILAEISATIALKASDGMSRVGPMMIVVIGYALSFWLLSVSLQRFPVSLVYSVWAGFGMAGAAIAGWWLFGEVLALQALAGISLIALGVFILASAMGPGAP, encoded by the coding sequence ATGGTGACCGTCGGCTATGGCCTGCTCGGCCTGGCGATCCTGGCGGAAATCAGCGCCACCATCGCCCTGAAGGCGTCCGACGGCATGTCCAGGGTCGGGCCGATGATGATCGTCGTCATCGGCTACGCCCTGTCCTTCTGGCTGCTGTCGGTCTCGCTCCAGCGCTTCCCGGTCTCGCTGGTCTATTCGGTGTGGGCGGGATTCGGCATGGCCGGCGCCGCCATCGCCGGCTGGTGGCTGTTCGGCGAAGTGCTGGCCCTTCAGGCGCTCGCCGGAATCAGCCTGATCGCCCTGGGGGTGTTCATCCTCGCCAGCGCGATGGGGCCGGGCGCGCCGTGA